ATGTCAGAACAAGAAATTTGGGACAAAGTTCTCAACTTATCTAAAGAGGAAGTATCAAATATTTCTTATCAAACTTGGCTTAAAGACACAATGTTGCATACTCTGTCTGATGAAGAAGCAATTGTATTAGTCAATCAACCCTTCGTAGCAAGTTGGTTGAGCACCAATTATACGGAATTAATTCAAGCCATTATCAAAACTGTAACTGGAAAATCCGTGAAACACGTACGCTTTTTAACAGAAGCAGATTTTGATGAACTGAAACCACCTTCATCAGCACAGGCAACAACGCCTGCGACAAATCCTGAAACAAATGGTGAACAATTCAACACGAATAATACATTTGAAACCTTCGTTATAGGCCCAGGCAACCGCTTCCCACATGCTGCAAGTTTAGCAGTGGCTGAAGCACCAGCTCAAGCCTACAATCCATTGTTTATCTATGGTGGCGTAGGGCTGGGTAAAACGCATTTGATGCATGCGATCGGGCATTATGTCTTAGAAAACAATCCAAATGCGAAAGTACTTTATACCTCAAGTGAAAAATTTACGAATGAATTTATCCAATCAATTCGAAATAATGATACAGAATCATTTCGTGAAAAATATCGAAACATAGATATTTTACTTATTGATGATATTCAATTCATTCAAAAGAAAGAACAAACACAAGAAGAATTTTTCCACACGTTTAATGATTTACATCAAAATCACAAACAAATTGTAATTTCCAGTGATCGTCCACCAAAAGAAATTTCAACTTTAGAAGAACGGTTAAAATCTCGCTTCCAATGGGGACTTATCGTTGATATTACGCCGCCTGATTTTGAAACACGAATGGCCATTTTACAGAAGAAAACAGAAGAGGAAAACTTGGATATACCTATTGAAGCGCTGACGTATATTGCAAATCAAATTCAAACGAACATTCGTGAACTTGAAGGGGCACTGACGCGTGTACTCGCATTTTCAAAACTTCAAGGTAAACCGATTACAACTGAACTTACAGCTGATGCGCTTAAAGATATTATTCAACTACCAAAGTCTAAAAAAATTACGATTCAAGATATTCAAAAAGTAGTTGGCGAATATTACGGCGTACGTATTGAAGATTTTGCAGCGAAAAAACGCACAAAATCAATTGCATATCCACGACAAATTGCCATGTATTTATCTCGAGAATTAACCGATTTTTCACTTCCTAAAATTGGTGAAGAATTTGGTGGTCGAGATCACACTACTGTAATTCATGCGCATGACAAAATTATTAAAGATATAAAAAATGATCCAACACTTAAGCAAGAAATTGAATCACTTGAAAAAGAAATACGAAATGCTTAGAAAAGGTCATTGTGGATAATGTTGAAGGATTATACACATCATGCACAGTTTATCCACATGTGTACAATCTTGAAACATCACATTATTTTTGACTTATCCACTAATCCACAGCACCTATGACTATTAATACTATTTTTAATATAACTAAGACTATATAAACGACTGAAAGGAGTTTATTGAATGATGGAGTTTTCTATTAAGAGAGATTATTTTATCACGCAATTAAACGATACATTAAAAGCGATATCCCCAAGAACAACCTTACCAATTTTAACGGGTATAAAAATTGAAGCCACAAATGAAGGTATTGTCTTAACAGGCTCTGACTCTGAAATCTCAATCGAAATTACGATTCCTAATGACGTAGATGGAGAAGAAATCGTAGCAGTAAAAGAACCAGGTTCAGTCGTATTACCAGGACGTTTCTTTGTGGATATCATTAAAAAACTACCAGGTAAAGAAGTTAAATTATCAACGAATGAACAATTCCAAACATTAATTACTTCAGGTCATTCTGAGTTTAACTTAAGTGGTTTAGATCCAGATCAATATCCATTATTACCGCAAGTTTCTAGTGATGATGCGCTACAATTACCAATTAAAGTGCTTAAAAATATTATTGCACAAACAAATTTTGCAGTGTCCACCTCAGAAACACGCCCTGTACTTACTGGTGTAAACTGGCTTATACAAGAAAATGAATTAATATGCACAGCGACCGATTCACACCGCTTGGCTGTAAGAAAGTTAAAGTTAGACGAAGAAATTGAAGACAAAAATGTCATCATTCCAGGTAAAGCTTTAGCAGAATTAAACAAAATTATGACTGAAAATGAAGATCACATCGATATTTTCTTCGCATCAAACCAAGTATTATTCCGTGTAGGAAACATTAATTTCATTTCACGATTACTTGAGGGCCATTATCCAGATACATCACGTTTGTTCCCAGAAAACTACGAAATCAAATTAGGATTAAACAACAATGATTTTTATCATGCAATTGATCGTGCGTCATTATTAGCACGTGAAGGTGGTAACAACGTCATTAAATTAAGTACAGGGGATTCGCTTGTTGAACTTTCATCAACATCACCAGAAATTGGTACAGTGAAAGAAGAAGTGACAGCAAACGATGTTGAAGGGGGCAACCTTAAAATCTCTTTCAACTCAAAATATATGATGGATGCGTTAAAAGCCATTGATAATGACGAAGTTGAAGTTGAATTTTTCGGTACTATGAAGCCATTTATTTTAAAACCGAAAGATGACGACACAGTAACGCAACTCATCTTACCAATCCGCACATACTAATTAACAGAAAAAAGGGGGAGGACATGTATCATTTCAATTTTGATTGCTCCTAGCGCCTCGCTTTTCTAAACGCATTCGCAATCCAATCAGCTGCTGCCTCATAAGTCTCGGCTAAGGAAGCGAGCAAAGCGATGTGTTAATGCATCATCCTTCCCCTCATAAAGACTAAATTTATATATAACTATAACCAACAAAGTTCATGTGCGTAGAATTTTGTTGGTTTTTTGATTAACAGGGTAGTTATGTCCTAGCACCCTTTTTTTAAGAAAATAAAGAAATGTTGTTTTAACGTACGTGTAATATTAAAAGGGTCTCTTTTTTAGTAAAATATAAGTATGACAATTCGGAGGGAAACTATGAGCCTAAAAAAATCAATCACTGTCATTATTGTCGTGTCATTTATTGTTTTAATTATCGCAACACTCATCATGACATGGTCTTCTAACAATGACGGTCAAAATATAGAGAACGTGAAAGCATTTCATAAAGACACTTTAAAAAGTCCAACAGCAGGGCATAACAATAAAGTGATTCTTACTGAATTTGGAGATTACAAATGCCCCTATTGTGGTGATTTTGAGAAAAACATCAAACCTAAGTTAGAAAAAGCGTATATCGATACGGATAAGGTTGAATTTCGCTATGTGAATGTCTTACTTCATGGTAAAGAATCTCTGCGTGGTTCACGCGCCGCCTTAGCTGTGAATCGGATCGCTCCAGCAGCTTACTGGGACTTTCACCATTACTTATATGCGCACCAACCACAATCAAAAAAAGCCGTTACGCATCAGACATGGTTGACGGATGACTTGATAAAAAAGGGTGTCAATCAACTTGAAGTGACATCTAAACAAAAAGAAGATATTTTACACGCGTATCAAGCTAAAACAGATGCGTCGTTAACACATGCCAAAGCGGACAATCACCTTTTTGAAAAATATCATGTGAAACAAGTACCAGCATTATACGTCAATGGCAAACGTGTAGAAGATGTTACGGATTATCAAAGCATTAAAAAAGCGATTGATACAGCACTACATGAAGAAAATAGATGAAATGTTTCACGTAAAACGTTTACATGTTCAATCCTGATATTTATACACGTTTGCACATGAAATTTTACGCGTAAAACGGTATAATATATAAGTGAGCAAATATGAATGGAGTGATGGATTTGGCTGAGGAAATAATCGTTGATGGCGAACTAACTTTAGGTCAATTTTTAAATTATGAAGGCATAGTAGAGTCAGGTGGCCAAGCGAAATGGTTTTTAAAAGAGTATGACGTCTACCTCAATGGTGAACATGAAACACGTCGTGGAAAAAAACTTAGTGATGGTGATCAACTCGACATTCCAGAAGTGGGTTCATTTATTATTAAATTTGGTGAGCAATGAAATTATCAACACTCCAACTAGAGCATTATCGGAATTACGCTTCTGTTTTACTTGAATGTCATCCAGACGTCAATATTTTAATTGGCGAGAATGCGCAAGGTAAAACAAATTTACTTGAATCAATATATGTACTCGCTTTGGCTAAAAGTCATCGTACGTCTAATGATAGAGAGCTCATTCGCTTTGATGCAGAATATGCTAAAATAGAGGGTGAGCTTCATTTTCGTCATGGCACGATGCCACTAACGATGTTCATTACGAAAAAAGGTAAAAAAGTAAAGGTAAATCATTTGGAGCAAAGTCGTTTGACACAATACATTGGACATCTAAATGTCGTATTATTTGCGCCTGAAGATTTAAATATTGTGAAGGGTTCTCCTCAAATTAGACGTCGTTTTATAGATATGGAATTAGGCCAAATTTCCAGTTTATATTTAAATGATCTCTCACAATATCAACGTATACTTAAACAGCGTAATCATTACTTAAAGCAGCTCCAACTTAAACAAAAAAAAGATACTACAATGTTAGAGGTTCTAAATCAACAATTTGCGTTATACGCTGTCAAAGTGACACAACGACGACGTCATTTCATTCAAGAATTAGAAACCTTAGCACAACCTATTCATAACGGCATCACGAATGGGAAAGAAACATTGACATTAAAATATATACCAAGTCTTAAATACGAAGACGTCTCGCAGTCTGAGGACGTCTTAACTACTGAAACGTATGACTTTATTCAACAGCAAATGGATCGAGAAATTGAGCGTGGGAATAGTTTATTCGGACCGCATCGAGACGATTTGTCCTTTCAAGTGAATGGTATGGATGCCCAAACATTTGGCTCTCAAGGACAACAACGGACAACAGCGCTCTCAATAAAGCTTGCAGAAATAGAACTGATGCATCAAGAGGTGGGAGAGTATCCCATTTTATTACTTGATGATGTATTAAGTGAGCTTGATGATTCAAGACAAACGCATCTGCTTAGTACAATTCAACATAAAGTACAAACATTTGTGACAACGACTTCTGTAGATGGTATTGATCATGAAATTATGAAAAATGCGAAAGTATATCAAATTGCGCAAGGAAATATTGAGAAATAGTAGAAAGTGAAGGTGGAAGCATTGGCTGATGTGAACAACTCAGAAAATTATGGTGCCAGTCAGATTCAAGTCTTAGAAGGACTAGAAGCTGTACGTAAGCGCCCAGGAATGTATATTGGATCAACTTCAGAACGCGGACTTCATCATCTTGTATGGGAGATTGTCGATAATAGTATCGATGAAGCACTTGCAGGATACGCGAATGAAATTGAAGTAGTAATTGAAAAAGATAATTGGATAAAAGTCACTGATAATGGTCGAGGCATTCCTGTAGATATTCAAGAGAAAATGGGACGTCCAGCCGTTGAAGTCATCCTGACTGTTTTACACGCAGGTGGTAAATTTGGTGGTGGCGGTTATAAAGTTTCAGGTGGACTTCATGGCGTAGGTTCATCTGTTGTAAACGCGCTCAGTGATACGTTAGAAGTCTATGTTCATCGTGATGGACGCATTCACCACCAAGCCTATCATAAAGGTGTGCCTGCATTTGACCTTAAGCAAATTGATGATACAGATAAAACAGGTACAGTCATTCGTTTTAAAGCAGACGGTACGATTTTCCAAGAAACAACAGTATATAACTATGAAACACTACAATCTCGTATTCGAGAATTGGCGTTCTTAAATAAAGGGATTCAAATTACGCTCAGAGACGAACGTGACGGCGAATCTCCTCGTGAGGATACTTACCACTACGAAGGTGGAATAAAGTCGTATGTGGAGCTTTTAAACGAGAATAAAGAGGCAATTCATCCTGAGCCGATTTATGTTCATGAAACCAGAGATGAAGTTGAAGTTGAAATCGCCTTACAATATAACGGTGGATATGCGGCGAACTTGCTTACGTATGCTAATAACATTCACACATACGAAGGTGGCACACATGAAGATGGTTTTAAACGTGCGTTAACGCGCGTGTTAAACAGTTATGGAACGCAAAATAAGCTTATAAAAGATGAAAAAGAGCGTTTATCTGGTGAAGATACGCGTGAAGGGCTTACGGCTATCATTTCCATTAAACATGGTGATCCTCAGTTCGAAGGTCAAACAAAAACGAAACTGGGTAACTCTGAAGTACGTCAAATAGTAGACCGTGTCTTTTCTGAACTATTTGAGCGTTTCTTATATGAGAATCCTCAAGTTGCACGTGTCATCATTGAAAAAGGAATTATGGCCTCACGTGCACGCCTTGCCGCTAAAAAAGCACGTGAAGTTACACGTCGTAAATCTGCGCTAGACATTTCAAGCTTACCAGGTAAATTAGCCGACTGTTCTAGTAAAGATCCGTCGGAAAGTGAAATTTTCTTAGTCGAAGGGGACTCTGCCGGGGGGTCTACAAAATCCGGGCGAGACTCACGTACGCAAGCAATTTTACCGCTACGTGGTAAAATTTTAAACGTTGAAAAAGCACGTTTAGATAAAATTTTGAACAATAACGAAATTCGTCAAATGGTTACTGCATTTGGTACAGGTATCGGTGGCGAATTTGATATTTCTAAAGCACGTTATCACAAAATTGTAATCATGACTGATGCGGATGTCGATGGTGCACATATCCGTACACTTTTATTGACGTTCTTCTATCGTTTTATGCGTCCGTTAATTGAAGCGGGGTATGTCTACATTGCGCAACCACCACTATACAAATTAACACAAGGGAAGCAAAAATATTATGTCTTCAATGATCGAGAATTGGACAAATTAAAAGAACGTTTAAATCCATCACCAAAATGGTCAATCGCACGATACAAAGGTCTTGGCGAAATGAACGCGGACCAACTTTGGGAGACGACTATGAATCCCGAAAACCGTGCGATGCTTCAAGTGACACTTGATGATGCAATTGAAGCGGACCAAACGTTTGAAATGTTAATGGGTGACGTCGTAGAAAACCGTCGTCAATTCATTGAAGATAATGCTGTTTACGCTAATTTAGATTTCTAAAATGGCAAACGGTTCAATTAGAAGGAGGATATCTTGATGGCTGAAATACCTGAATCAAGAATAAATGAACGAAATATAAGTAACGAGATGCGTGAGTCCTTTTTAGACTAC
The sequence above is a segment of the Staphylococcus hyicus genome. Coding sequences within it:
- the dnaA gene encoding chromosomal replication initiator protein DnaA, whose translation is MSEQEIWDKVLNLSKEEVSNISYQTWLKDTMLHTLSDEEAIVLVNQPFVASWLSTNYTELIQAIIKTVTGKSVKHVRFLTEADFDELKPPSSAQATTPATNPETNGEQFNTNNTFETFVIGPGNRFPHAASLAVAEAPAQAYNPLFIYGGVGLGKTHLMHAIGHYVLENNPNAKVLYTSSEKFTNEFIQSIRNNDTESFREKYRNIDILLIDDIQFIQKKEQTQEEFFHTFNDLHQNHKQIVISSDRPPKEISTLEERLKSRFQWGLIVDITPPDFETRMAILQKKTEEENLDIPIEALTYIANQIQTNIRELEGALTRVLAFSKLQGKPITTELTADALKDIIQLPKSKKITIQDIQKVVGEYYGVRIEDFAAKKRTKSIAYPRQIAMYLSRELTDFSLPKIGEEFGGRDHTTVIHAHDKIIKDIKNDPTLKQEIESLEKEIRNA
- the dnaN gene encoding DNA polymerase III subunit beta — translated: MMEFSIKRDYFITQLNDTLKAISPRTTLPILTGIKIEATNEGIVLTGSDSEISIEITIPNDVDGEEIVAVKEPGSVVLPGRFFVDIIKKLPGKEVKLSTNEQFQTLITSGHSEFNLSGLDPDQYPLLPQVSSDDALQLPIKVLKNIIAQTNFAVSTSETRPVLTGVNWLIQENELICTATDSHRLAVRKLKLDEEIEDKNVIIPGKALAELNKIMTENEDHIDIFFASNQVLFRVGNINFISRLLEGHYPDTSRLFPENYEIKLGLNNNDFYHAIDRASLLAREGGNNVIKLSTGDSLVELSSTSPEIGTVKEEVTANDVEGGNLKISFNSKYMMDALKAIDNDEVEVEFFGTMKPFILKPKDDDTVTQLILPIRTY
- a CDS encoding DsbA family protein, with the translated sequence MSLKKSITVIIVVSFIVLIIATLIMTWSSNNDGQNIENVKAFHKDTLKSPTAGHNNKVILTEFGDYKCPYCGDFEKNIKPKLEKAYIDTDKVEFRYVNVLLHGKESLRGSRAALAVNRIAPAAYWDFHHYLYAHQPQSKKAVTHQTWLTDDLIKKGVNQLEVTSKQKEDILHAYQAKTDASLTHAKADNHLFEKYHVKQVPALYVNGKRVEDVTDYQSIKKAIDTALHEENR
- a CDS encoding RNA-binding S4 domain-containing protein gives rise to the protein MNGVMDLAEEIIVDGELTLGQFLNYEGIVESGGQAKWFLKEYDVYLNGEHETRRGKKLSDGDQLDIPEVGSFIIKFGEQ
- the recF gene encoding DNA replication/repair protein RecF (All proteins in this family for which functions are known are DNA-binding proteins that assist the filamentation of RecA onto DNA for the initiation of recombination or recombinational repair.) — translated: MKLSTLQLEHYRNYASVLLECHPDVNILIGENAQGKTNLLESIYVLALAKSHRTSNDRELIRFDAEYAKIEGELHFRHGTMPLTMFITKKGKKVKVNHLEQSRLTQYIGHLNVVLFAPEDLNIVKGSPQIRRRFIDMELGQISSLYLNDLSQYQRILKQRNHYLKQLQLKQKKDTTMLEVLNQQFALYAVKVTQRRRHFIQELETLAQPIHNGITNGKETLTLKYIPSLKYEDVSQSEDVLTTETYDFIQQQMDREIERGNSLFGPHRDDLSFQVNGMDAQTFGSQGQQRTTALSIKLAEIELMHQEVGEYPILLLDDVLSELDDSRQTHLLSTIQHKVQTFVTTTSVDGIDHEIMKNAKVYQIAQGNIEK
- the gyrB gene encoding DNA topoisomerase (ATP-hydrolyzing) subunit B, whose protein sequence is MEALADVNNSENYGASQIQVLEGLEAVRKRPGMYIGSTSERGLHHLVWEIVDNSIDEALAGYANEIEVVIEKDNWIKVTDNGRGIPVDIQEKMGRPAVEVILTVLHAGGKFGGGGYKVSGGLHGVGSSVVNALSDTLEVYVHRDGRIHHQAYHKGVPAFDLKQIDDTDKTGTVIRFKADGTIFQETTVYNYETLQSRIRELAFLNKGIQITLRDERDGESPREDTYHYEGGIKSYVELLNENKEAIHPEPIYVHETRDEVEVEIALQYNGGYAANLLTYANNIHTYEGGTHEDGFKRALTRVLNSYGTQNKLIKDEKERLSGEDTREGLTAIISIKHGDPQFEGQTKTKLGNSEVRQIVDRVFSELFERFLYENPQVARVIIEKGIMASRARLAAKKAREVTRRKSALDISSLPGKLADCSSKDPSESEIFLVEGDSAGGSTKSGRDSRTQAILPLRGKILNVEKARLDKILNNNEIRQMVTAFGTGIGGEFDISKARYHKIVIMTDADVDGAHIRTLLLTFFYRFMRPLIEAGYVYIAQPPLYKLTQGKQKYYVFNDRELDKLKERLNPSPKWSIARYKGLGEMNADQLWETTMNPENRAMLQVTLDDAIEADQTFEMLMGDVVENRRQFIEDNAVYANLDF